From Helicoverpa armigera isolate CAAS_96S chromosome 19, ASM3070526v1, whole genome shotgun sequence, one genomic window encodes:
- the LOC110372994 gene encoding transmembrane 7 superfamily member 3, giving the protein MWSSLGHKFNFVAFFLLYFAASVATQDANITIPLNATLTYDNKELYGAFVTLNGESHIQVNFSDINKSLNFIVFQAHSHLLNISLYTNDTSGEQGVFGTNLGLVSFVKSVKTFHVVNPNKNLTARVFISVHGYEEFDPIPGGCNMEFPVPISPFIRTFTYPDYIFIDAAPPAMDPDCIVPLINSMEFYMMYLPDLNFYADTYFDGIRKMMTLKNIKKYGKLLPMSSWPETRRMLSTYPGTGAVYAVVATRVLKNETRYSVYVPNHSYGCADVIEDGCEMIDDWLSQIMCATLLFVGLFVCFFGHRFFKTEMFLAGFFSGVIITYILIALIASIDKPALLGAAALSGVFFGAIWWLFWWLYGIPVLAVLLPSLNLGFLLAAIFYYRLPGHQIYLEMDFNFWSIFVLVVMLTALAVVSVSYAANILCCAILGAYAAVLSIDYYLGSHMKFILINVFRRAVVPNFNKAILAAPSPFEWRDFTVTLIWVILATLGFTFQHWYNRGRPPFPPPPRIVRPSMEPTMYGAVEYFMRRERATPTIPARRAQNERTALLA; this is encoded by the exons ATGTGGTCTAGTTTAGGTCATAAGTTTAATTTCGTTGCATTTTTCCTACTTTATTTTGCGGCTTCTGTTGCGACACAag ATGCAAACATAACAATACCATTGAATGCTACACTTACATATGACAACAAGGAACTTTATGGAGCTTTCGTAACACTAAACGGAGAGTCGCACATACAAGTTAACTTTAGCGACATTAACAAAAGTTTGAACTTCATCGTCTTCCAGGCTCATAGCCATTTGTTGAATATTTCTTTGTACACAAATGATACGAGCGGTGAACAAGGAGTATTTGGAACAAATCTGGGattggtcagcttcgtcaaatCAGTGAAAACATTTCATGTAGTTAATCCTAATAAGAACTTGACTGCCCGAGTGTTTATTTCCGTTCATGGATATGAGGAATTCG ATCCGATACCAGGGGGTTGTAACATGGAGTTTCCAGTTCCGATATCCCCGTTCATTCGAACATTCACCTACCCTGACTACATCTTCATCGATGCAGCACCACCAGCCATGGATCCAGATTGTATTGTTCCTCTCATAAATAGTATGGAGTTCTATATGatgtacttgcctgacttgaaTTTCTATGCCGACACTTATTTTGATGGCATCAGGAAAATGATGACTCTCAAGAATATTAAGAAGTATGGAAAACTG CTCCCAATGAGTTCCTGGCCAGAAACTCGGCGTATGTTGAGCACATATCCCGGCACGGGTGCAGTTTACGCCGTTGTTGCTACGCGGGTCCTTAAGAATGAGACACGGTACTCCGTCTACGTGCCGAACCATAGTTACGGATGTGCCGATGTTATTGAAGACGGATGCGAGATGATTG ATGACTGGCTATCACAAATAATGTGTGCAACACTGTTATTTGTTGGTTTGTTCGTCTGCTTCTTTGGACATCGATTCTTTAAGACTGAGATGTTCCTAGCTGGATTCTTCAGTGGTGTCATTATAACTTATATACTGATAGCTTTGATAGCTTCCATTGATAAACCTG CTCTGCTAGGAGCAGCGGCGTTATCTGGAGTATTCTTCGGAGCAATATGGTGGTTGTTCTGGTGGCTGTACGGCATACCTGTGCTTGCGGTACTTCTGCCTTCCTTGAACTTGGGCTTTTTGTTAGCCGCGATATTCTACTATAGATTGCCAG gTCACCAAATCTACTTAGAAATGGACTTCAATTTCTGGAGCATCTTCGTACTAGTAGTAATGCTAACAGCATTAGCCGTAGTTTCAGTAAGCTACGCAGCTAACATTCTATGCTGTGCCATCCTCGGCGCGTACGCAGCCGTGCTATCGATCGACTACTACTTGGGATCACATATGAAGTTCATACTGATCAATGTGTTCAGAAGAGCTGTTGTGCCAAATTTTAATAAGGCCATTTTGGCTGCACCGTCGCCTTTTGAATGGAGAG ATTTCACGGTTACACTAATATGGGTGATATTGGCCACACTGGGGTTCACTTTTCAGCACTGGTATAACAGAGGCAGACCTCCTTTCCCTCCACCTCCAAGGATTGTCCGGCCTAGCATGGAACCTACTATGTATGGTGCTGTTGAATACTTCATGAGACG TGAACGAGCAACACCCACAATACCTGCTAGAAGAGCACAGAACGAACGTACTGCTCTACTAGCTTAG